In Arachis hypogaea cultivar Tifrunner chromosome 2, arahy.Tifrunner.gnm2.J5K5, whole genome shotgun sequence, a genomic segment contains:
- the LOC140177146 gene encoding uncharacterized protein yields the protein MQLLKFEKCRDVIRISLESFKLLCQKLRGTGRVKNSTRSTIEEQVAKFLHIIGHNVKTRTMSFFFHRSGETISRHFHNVLHAILSLEGDFFKQPSGEDVPYEILHNSRFYPFIKDCIGAIDGTHSHVKVPRVEVPRFHERKDHPIQNVLATCDGGFMLKSGILTPYRGVRYHLKEYLVREPQNLKELFNHRHSSLRNIIERCFGVLKTRFPIIAGDTEPYYSFETMRGIFLACCILYNFLMGVNVDQSIIDAVDRELLQERNIDRSRSNQQHDEDYRHVGLL from the exons ATGCAGTTACTGAAGTTTGAAAAATGCCGAGATGTCATACGTATAAGCCTTGAATCATTTAAACTGTTGTGTCAAAAGTTAAGAGGAACTGGTAGAGTAAAGAACTCAACTCGCTCTACCATTGAAGAGCAAGTCGCTAAATTCCTCCATATTATAGGGCATAATGTGAAAACTAGAACCATGTCTTTCTTTTTCCACCGCTCAGGGGAGACAATTAGTCGTCACTTTCACAACGTCCTACATGCTATTCTATCGTTAGAGGGAGACTTCTTCAAGCAACCATCTGGTGAGGATGTTCCTTATGAAATACTTCATAATAGTCGATTCTATCCATTTATCAag GACTGCATTGGAGCTATAGATGGAACTCATAGTCATGTGAAGGTACCAAGGGTAGAAGTCCCTCGTTTTCACGAAAGAAAAGATCACCCCATACAAAATGTATTAGCTACCT GTGATGGTGGATTTATGCTAAAGTCTGGGATACTTACACCATATAGAGGTGTTCGGTATCACTTAAAAGAGTATTTAGTACGTGAACCACAAAATCTGAAAGAACTATTCAACCACCGCCATTCTTCATTAAGAAACATCATTGAAAGATGTTTCGGAGTTCTAAAGACAAGATTCCCAATTATAGCTGGCGATACTGAACCTTATTATTCATTTGAAACTATGAGAGGTATTTTTTTGGCATGTTGTATATTGTATAACTTTTTGATGGGTGTCAATGTTGATCAATCTATAATTGATGCAGTTGATCGAGAATTGCTACAAGAACGCAACATAGATAGATCACGATCAAATCAACAACATGATGAGGATTATAGACATGTAGGATTGTTATGA